One Pseudomonas abieticivorans genomic region harbors:
- a CDS encoding LysR family transcriptional regulator encodes MQVFAKLAELGSFTKVAEAMQAGRPHVTRTIQDLEALLGVRLFQRTTRKVKLTAEGERFYERVKEILATIAETTSMFDRSGSTLRGRLRIDIPTAFSQHSFMGSLRRFTEAFPEIELALGVTDRTVDLVAEGIDCVLRIGDLPDSSMVAREIGTATMVTCASPGYLQACGAPITLQDLVDHRCVSFLSGQNNRPLPWHFSVDGEDRPHTPHGGITVNESNAYVQCGVAGFGIVQAPGITIETFLASGELVEVLRAFRPKPRLVSVLYPSRTHLAPQVDAFVDWLKEHFPVLHPSWFTAH; translated from the coding sequence ATGCAAGTATTCGCCAAGCTAGCGGAGTTGGGGAGCTTCACCAAAGTCGCTGAGGCAATGCAGGCCGGACGCCCGCACGTCACACGCACCATTCAGGATTTGGAAGCCTTGCTAGGTGTCCGTCTGTTCCAACGCACTACGCGTAAAGTAAAACTGACTGCTGAGGGCGAGCGGTTTTACGAACGCGTCAAAGAGATTTTGGCAACCATCGCAGAAACCACCTCCATGTTCGACCGTAGTGGATCGACGTTGCGAGGACGGCTTCGAATTGACATCCCCACTGCATTTTCCCAGCACAGCTTCATGGGAAGCCTTAGGAGATTTACCGAGGCATTTCCCGAAATCGAGCTTGCGCTAGGCGTGACCGACCGTACGGTAGATCTCGTAGCCGAGGGCATCGACTGTGTATTGCGAATTGGTGACCTCCCGGATTCAAGCATGGTGGCTAGAGAAATTGGCACCGCCACCATGGTCACCTGTGCGTCTCCAGGTTATCTCCAAGCCTGCGGGGCACCCATAACCCTACAAGATCTAGTAGACCACCGATGTGTCAGCTTCCTTTCCGGTCAAAATAACAGACCGCTGCCTTGGCACTTCTCGGTAGACGGCGAAGATCGTCCACATACGCCTCATGGTGGAATCACCGTGAATGAGTCGAATGCCTACGTTCAATGCGGTGTTGCAGGCTTCGGCATTGTTCAAGCTCCTGGAATTACCATTGAGACATTCCTCGCAAGCGGAGAACTGGTTGAAGTGCTCAGGGCATTTCGTCCAAAGCCCCGCCTGGTTTCCGTGCTTTATCCAAGCAGAACGCATCTTGCGCCTCAGGTCGACGCATTTGTGGATTGGCTGAAGGAACATTTTCCTGTGCTACACCCCAGCTGGTTCACAGCACACTAA
- a CDS encoding DUF7694 domain-containing protein has translation MTSRIQRRLLEKENARQPSALVKVHRHEWPGFQPPTIIEVWRARSFLVQIHTETEGYERMSVSRTTYNGDSWVDQLTWDELMQLKRECGRGDRDAFEVYPADRDIVNVANMRHLFFPPGRQTFKWCRP, from the coding sequence ATGACCAGCCGAATCCAGCGCCGCCTGCTTGAAAAAGAGAATGCTCGCCAGCCCAGCGCGCTGGTGAAGGTCCACCGTCACGAATGGCCCGGATTCCAGCCGCCGACCATCATTGAGGTTTGGCGCGCCCGCAGCTTCCTGGTCCAGATCCATACGGAGACCGAAGGCTACGAGCGCATGAGCGTCAGCCGCACCACGTACAACGGGGATAGCTGGGTCGACCAGTTGACCTGGGACGAGCTAATGCAGCTCAAGCGCGAGTGCGGCCGCGGCGACCGGGATGCCTTCGAGGTGTACCCGGCCGACCGCGACATCGTGAATGTCGCGAACATGCGCCACCTCTTCTTCCCGCCTGGGCGCCAGACGTTCAAGTGGTGTCGGCCCTAG
- a CDS encoding excalibur calcium-binding domain-containing protein, whose protein sequence is MKTVIWLLVAAAVAWKFFPHVEEWLSARQSVQPVQESISVSSAIPPADSAPFSCDGRQYCSQMTSCAEAKAFLRNCPGMKMDGDNDGIPCETQWCR, encoded by the coding sequence ATGAAGACTGTGATCTGGCTGCTTGTAGCAGCCGCTGTAGCATGGAAGTTTTTCCCTCACGTCGAGGAGTGGCTGAGTGCAAGGCAATCGGTTCAACCTGTTCAAGAATCCATTTCGGTGTCGTCTGCAATCCCTCCTGCTGACAGCGCTCCGTTCAGTTGTGATGGGCGGCAGTACTGCTCTCAGATGACTTCATGCGCCGAAGCTAAAGCTTTTCTTCGTAACTGCCCAGGTATGAAAATGGATGGCGACAACGACGGCATTCCTTGCGAAACGCAGTGGTGTCGGTGA
- a CDS encoding MerR family transcriptional regulator — protein sequence MLEPSHNDELPPIPGKRYFTIGEVSELCAVKPHVLRYWEQEFPQLNPVKRRGNRRYYQRQDVLMIRQIRALLYDQGFTIGGARLRLSGDEAKDDTTQYKQLIRQMISELEDVLVVLKK from the coding sequence ATGCTGGAACCAAGTCATAACGACGAGCTTCCGCCGATTCCTGGCAAACGCTACTTCACCATCGGTGAGGTCAGTGAACTTTGCGCTGTAAAACCCCACGTACTGCGGTACTGGGAACAGGAATTTCCCCAGCTCAACCCGGTCAAGCGCCGCGGAAACAGGCGGTATTATCAGCGCCAAGACGTGCTGATGATCCGCCAGATCCGCGCGCTGCTGTACGACCAGGGCTTCACCATCGGCGGCGCACGCTTGCGCCTGTCGGGTGACGAGGCCAAAGACGACACCACGCAATACAAACAGCTCATCCGCCAGATGATTTCGGAGCTGGAGGATGTGCTGGTGGTGCTCAAGAAGTAG
- the ihfA gene encoding integration host factor subunit alpha, with the protein MGALTKAEMAERLYEELGLNKREAKELVELFFEEIRHALEDNEQVKLSGFGNFDLRDKRQRPGRNPKTGEEIPITARRVVTFRPGQKLKARVEAYAGTKS; encoded by the coding sequence ATGGGGGCTCTGACGAAAGCTGAAATGGCGGAACGTCTTTATGAAGAGCTGGGCCTGAATAAACGGGAGGCCAAGGAATTGGTCGAACTGTTTTTCGAGGAAATCAGGCACGCTCTCGAAGACAACGAGCAGGTCAAATTGTCCGGTTTCGGCAATTTTGACCTGCGGGACAAACGCCAGCGGCCTGGCCGCAATCCAAAAACGGGAGAAGAAATCCCGATCACGGCTCGCCGTGTGGTCACCTTTCGTCCAGGGCAGAAGTTGAAGGCCCGAGTTGAGGCATATGCTGGAACCAAGTCATAA
- the pheT gene encoding phenylalanine--tRNA ligase subunit beta, with translation MKFSEQWLRGWVSPQVSRDELVARLSMAGLEVDSVTPAAGVFTGVVVGEVISTEQHPDADKLRVCQVSNGSETFQVVCGAPNVRPGLKIPFAMIGAQLPGDFKIKKAKLRGVESNGMLCSQSELQVGEGNDGLMELPADAPVGEDFRVYLELDDASIEVDLTPNRGDCLSLAGLAREVGALYNAPVARPTVASVPAVNDEVRPVDVLAPNACPRYLGRVVRNVDVSKPTPLWMVERLRRADVRSIDAIVDITNYVMLELGQPLHAFDLAEINGGIRVRMAEEGEKLVLLDGQEVTLRADTLVIADHSRALAIAGVMGGEHSGVTANTRDVFLESAFFDQIAVAGKARSYGLHTDASHRYERGVDWQLAREAMERATGLLLDITGGEPGPIIETVSEQYLPSIAPITLRAERVSQMLGMDMDSVEIERLLSALGLGITAQGAGQWHVEVPSHRFDISLEVDLIEELARLYGYNRLPVRYPQARLAPQAKAEARSDLPELRRLLVARGYQEAITYSFIDPKMFELFSPGVEPLLLANPISADMAAMRASLWPGLVKSLQHNLNRQQDRVRLFESGLRFIGQLEGLKQEPMLAGVVCGSRLPEGWAQGRDTVDFFDVKADVEAVLGFAGALGSFTFAPGKHPALHPGQTARIERDGREVGYLGALHPELVKQLGLDRPVFVFELVLAEVALGKLPKFQELSRFPEVRRDLALVADREVASSAVLQVIRENAGEWLTDLSLFDVYQGKGIDPHRKSLAVGLTWQHPSRTLNDDEVNSTTQAILTSLEQRLNATLRK, from the coding sequence ATGAAATTCAGTGAACAATGGCTGCGCGGCTGGGTAAGCCCGCAGGTTAGCCGCGATGAGCTGGTGGCTCGTCTGTCCATGGCCGGTTTGGAAGTGGACAGCGTCACCCCCGCGGCCGGTGTTTTCACAGGCGTCGTCGTCGGTGAAGTCATCAGCACCGAGCAACACCCCGATGCCGACAAGCTGCGCGTGTGCCAGGTCAGCAACGGCAGCGAGACCTTCCAGGTCGTCTGCGGCGCGCCCAACGTGCGCCCGGGCCTGAAAATTCCGTTCGCCATGATCGGTGCCCAGCTGCCAGGCGACTTCAAGATCAAGAAGGCCAAGCTGCGCGGCGTCGAGTCCAACGGCATGCTCTGCTCGCAGTCCGAGCTGCAAGTGGGCGAAGGCAACGACGGCTTGATGGAACTGCCGGCCGATGCGCCGGTGGGCGAAGACTTCCGTGTGTACCTGGAACTTGACGATGCCAGCATCGAGGTCGACCTGACCCCGAACCGCGGCGACTGCCTGTCCCTGGCCGGCCTTGCCCGTGAAGTGGGCGCCCTGTACAACGCCCCGGTCGCCCGCCCAACCGTGGCCAGCGTACCGGCCGTGAACGACGAAGTGCGCCCGGTCGACGTACTGGCCCCCAACGCTTGCCCACGTTACCTGGGCCGCGTAGTGCGCAACGTCGACGTGAGCAAGCCGACCCCGCTGTGGATGGTCGAGCGCCTGCGCCGCGCCGATGTGCGCAGCATCGACGCCATCGTCGACATCACCAACTACGTGATGCTGGAACTTGGGCAACCGCTGCACGCCTTCGACCTGGCTGAAATCAACGGCGGCATCCGCGTGCGCATGGCCGAGGAGGGCGAGAAACTGGTCCTGCTGGACGGCCAGGAAGTCACCCTGCGTGCCGACACCCTGGTCATCGCCGACCACTCCCGTGCACTGGCCATTGCCGGCGTCATGGGCGGCGAGCACAGCGGCGTTACCGCCAACACCCGCGACGTTTTTCTGGAAAGCGCCTTCTTCGACCAGATCGCCGTCGCTGGCAAGGCCCGCTCCTACGGCCTGCACACCGATGCCTCGCACCGTTACGAGCGTGGCGTGGACTGGCAATTGGCCCGTGAAGCCATGGAGCGCGCCACCGGCCTGCTGCTGGACATCACCGGCGGCGAGCCAGGCCCGATCATCGAGACCGTCAGCGAGCAGTACCTGCCGTCGATCGCGCCGATCACCCTGCGTGCCGAGCGTGTTTCGCAGATGCTGGGCATGGACATGGACAGCGTCGAAATCGAGCGCCTGCTGTCTGCACTGGGCCTGGGCATCACCGCCCAAGGGGCAGGGCAGTGGCACGTCGAAGTGCCAAGCCACCGCTTCGACATCAGCCTGGAAGTCGACCTGATCGAAGAGCTGGCCCGCCTGTACGGCTACAACCGCCTGCCGGTCCGCTACCCGCAAGCCCGCTTGGCCCCACAGGCCAAGGCCGAGGCGCGCAGTGACCTGCCGGAGCTGCGTCGCCTGCTGGTCGCCCGCGGCTACCAGGAAGCGATCACCTATAGCTTCATCGACCCGAAGATGTTCGAGCTGTTCAGCCCAGGCGTAGAACCGCTGCTGCTGGCCAACCCGATCTCTGCCGACATGGCCGCCATGCGCGCCTCGTTGTGGCCGGGCCTGGTCAAGTCGCTGCAGCACAACCTGAACCGCCAGCAAGACCGCGTGCGCCTGTTCGAAAGTGGCCTGCGCTTCATCGGCCAGTTGGAAGGCCTGAAGCAAGAGCCGATGCTGGCCGGCGTGGTGTGCGGTAGCCGCCTGCCAGAAGGCTGGGCACAGGGCCGCGATACCGTGGACTTCTTCGACGTGAAAGCCGACGTCGAAGCGGTACTGGGTTTCGCCGGTGCACTGGGTTCGTTCACCTTCGCCCCCGGCAAGCACCCAGCGTTGCACCCAGGGCAAACCGCGCGCATCGAGCGCGACGGTCGCGAAGTTGGCTACCTGGGCGCCTTGCACCCAGAGCTGGTCAAGCAGTTGGGCCTGGACCGTCCGGTGTTCGTCTTCGAGCTGGTATTGGCCGAAGTCGCCCTGGGCAAACTGCCTAAATTCCAGGAACTGTCGCGCTTCCCGGAAGTGCGCCGTGACCTGGCTTTAGTGGCCGATCGTGAAGTGGCTTCGAGCGCCGTACTCCAGGTAATCCGTGAAAATGCAGGGGAATGGCTCACAGACCTCAGCCTATTTGACGTTTACCAGGGTAAAGGCATTGATCCGCATAGAAAAAGCCTTGCAGTTGGCTTGACCTGGCAGCATCCATCGCGCACTCTTAATGACGATGAGGTGAATTCCACAACGCAAGCTATCCTCACCTCGCTCGAACAAAGGTTGAACGCCACGTTAAGGAAGTAG
- the pheS gene encoding phenylalanine--tRNA ligase subunit alpha, which produces MENLDALVSQALEAVQNAEDINALEQIRVHYLGKKGELTQVMKTLGNLPADERPKVGALINEAKERVTEVLNTRKAGFEEAELTAKLAAEQIDVTLPGRGQTSGGLHPVTRTLERIEQFFTHIGYGIAEGPEVEDDYHNFEALNIPGHHPARSMHDTFYFNANMLLRTHTSPVQVRTMESSQPPIRIVCPGRVYRSDSDITHSPMFHQVEGLLIDRDINFADLKGTIEEFLRVFFEKELAVRFRPSYFPFTEPSAEVDIQCVMCSGKGCRVCKQTGWLEVMGCGMVHPNVLRMSGIDPEEFQGFAFGMGAERLAMLRYGVNDLRLFFDNDLRFLAQFR; this is translated from the coding sequence ATGGAAAACCTGGATGCGCTGGTCTCTCAAGCTTTGGAGGCCGTGCAAAACGCTGAAGACATCAATGCCCTGGAGCAGATCCGGGTTCACTACCTTGGCAAGAAAGGCGAGCTGACTCAGGTGATGAAGACCCTGGGCAACCTGCCGGCCGATGAACGCCCGAAAGTCGGTGCGTTGATCAACGAAGCCAAGGAACGTGTCACAGAAGTCCTGAATACGCGCAAGGCCGGCTTTGAAGAAGCTGAACTGACCGCCAAGCTCGCCGCCGAACAAATCGACGTGACCTTGCCGGGCCGTGGCCAGACCTCCGGTGGCCTGCACCCTGTCACTCGTACGCTTGAGCGTATCGAGCAGTTCTTCACCCACATTGGCTACGGCATCGCCGAAGGCCCAGAGGTTGAAGACGACTACCACAACTTCGAGGCGCTCAACATCCCAGGCCACCACCCGGCCCGGTCGATGCACGACACCTTCTATTTCAATGCGAACATGCTGTTGCGCACCCACACCTCGCCGGTGCAGGTCCGTACCATGGAATCTTCGCAGCCACCGATTCGCATTGTGTGCCCGGGCCGGGTATATCGCAGCGACTCGGATATCACCCACTCGCCGATGTTCCATCAGGTCGAGGGTCTGCTGATCGACCGCGATATCAACTTCGCGGACCTGAAAGGCACCATCGAGGAATTCCTGCGGGTGTTCTTCGAGAAAGAACTGGCGGTGCGTTTCCGCCCCTCCTACTTCCCCTTCACCGAGCCTTCGGCTGAAGTCGATATCCAGTGCGTGATGTGCAGTGGCAAAGGCTGCCGCGTCTGCAAGCAGACTGGCTGGCTGGAAGTCATGGGCTGCGGCATGGTGCACCCCAACGTGCTGCGCATGTCCGGTATCGACCCTGAAGAGTTCCAGGGCTTTGCATTTGGCATGGGCGCCGAGCGCCTGGCGATGCTGCGTTATGGCGTCAATGACTTGCGCCTGTTCTTCGACAACGACTTGCGCTTCCTCGCGCAATTTCGCTAA
- the rplT gene encoding 50S ribosomal protein L20 has translation MARVKRGVIARKRHKKILKLAKGYYGARSRVFRVAKQAVIKAGQYAYRDRRQKKRQFRALWIARINAGARINGLSYSRFIAGLKKASIEIDRKVLADLAVNEKAAFAAIVEKAKATLA, from the coding sequence ATGGCTCGTGTAAAGCGTGGCGTCATTGCCCGTAAGCGTCACAAAAAAATTCTGAAACTTGCTAAAGGTTACTACGGCGCACGCAGCCGCGTGTTCCGTGTTGCCAAGCAAGCGGTAATCAAGGCAGGCCAATACGCCTACCGTGACCGTCGTCAGAAAAAACGTCAGTTCCGCGCTCTGTGGATCGCTCGTATCAACGCCGGTGCACGTATTAACGGTCTGTCCTACAGCCGTTTCATCGCTGGCCTGAAAAAAGCGTCCATCGAGATCGACCGTAAGGTTCTGGCTGATCTGGCAGTGAACGAAAAAGCGGCGTTTGCTGCGATTGTCGAGAAAGCTAAAGCCACCTTGGCTTAA
- the rpmI gene encoding 50S ribosomal protein L35, translating to MPKMKTKSGAAKRFLKTANGIKHKHAFKSHILTKMSTKRKRQLRGSSLLHPSDVAKVERMLRLR from the coding sequence ATGCCAAAGATGAAGACTAAAAGTGGTGCTGCTAAGCGGTTTCTGAAAACTGCTAACGGTATCAAGCACAAACACGCTTTCAAGAGCCACATCCTGACCAAAATGTCGACCAAGCGTAAGCGTCAACTGCGCGGTAGCAGCTTGCTGCATCCGTCTGACGTGGCAAAAGTCGAGCGCATGCTGCGCCTTCGTTAA
- the infC gene encoding translation initiation factor IF-3 — MIIKREMRQDKRAAPKAPINENISAREVRLIGADGEQVGIVSIDEALRIAEEAKLDLVEISADAIPPVCRVMDYGKSIFEKKKQVAAAKKNQKQIQVKEIKFRPGTEEGDYQVKLRNLVRFLSDGDRAKISLRFRGREMAHQELGMELLKRVEGDLLEYGSVEQHPKMEGRQLIMVIAPKKKK; from the coding sequence ATTATTATTAAGCGTGAAATGAGACAAGATAAACGAGCTGCACCGAAGGCCCCGATCAACGAGAATATCTCGGCACGCGAGGTTCGGTTAATTGGCGCTGACGGCGAGCAGGTTGGCATCGTCTCGATTGATGAAGCGCTTCGTATCGCTGAAGAAGCGAAGCTGGACCTGGTGGAAATTTCCGCCGACGCAATCCCGCCAGTCTGTCGCGTGATGGACTACGGCAAGTCGATCTTCGAGAAGAAGAAGCAGGTTGCTGCGGCGAAGAAGAACCAGAAGCAGATCCAGGTCAAAGAAATCAAGTTTCGTCCAGGGACGGAGGAAGGGGATTACCAGGTAAAACTACGCAACCTGGTACGTTTCCTTAGTGATGGGGACAGGGCCAAGATCTCGTTGAGATTTCGCGGCCGTGAGATGGCGCATCAGGAGCTGGGGATGGAGCTTCTCAAGCGGGTCGAAGGTGACCTGCTCGAGTACGGCTCGGTCGAACAGCATCCTAAGATGGAAGGACGCCAGCTTATTATGGTCATCGCCCCCAAGAAAAAGAAATAA
- the thrS gene encoding threonine--tRNA ligase: protein MPTITLPDGSQRSFDHAVSVADVAASIGAGLAKATVAGKVNGQLVDASDMITSDATLQIITPKDEEGLEIIRHSCAHLVGHAVKQLYPTAKMVIGPVIEEGFYYDIAFERPFTPDDMAAIEARMQQLIDTEYDVIKKVTPRAEVIEVFKARGEEYKLRLVEDMPDEQAMGLYYHEEYVDMCRGPHVPNTRFLKSFKLTKLSGAYWRGDAKNEQLQRVYGTAWADKKQLAAYVKRIEEAEKRDHRKIGKRLGLFHLQEEAPGMVFWHPNGWTTYQVLEQYMRKLQRDNGYLEIKTPQVVDRSLWEKSGHWANYAENMFTTESESRDYAIKPMNCPCHVQVFNQGLKSYRELPMRLAEFGACHRNEPSGALHGIMRVRGFVQDDAHIFCTEEQMQSESADFIKLTMDVYSDFGFKDIQLKLSTRPEKRVGSDELWDRAEAALAAALDNAGLAYDLQPGEGAFYGPKIEFSLKDCLGRVWQCGTLQLDFNLPIRLGAEYVTEDNGRKHPVMLHRAILGSFERFIGILIEHYEGAFPAWLAPTQAVVMNITDKQAEFALEVEKNLAQSGFRAKSDLRNEKIGFKIREHTLLKVPYLLVIGDREVETQTVAVRTREGADLGSMPVAQFAEFLAQAVSRRGRHDSE, encoded by the coding sequence ATGCCAACTATTACTCTTCCCGACGGCAGTCAGCGTTCGTTCGATCATGCGGTATCGGTAGCCGATGTCGCCGCATCCATTGGTGCAGGCCTGGCAAAAGCCACCGTGGCCGGCAAGGTCAATGGCCAGTTGGTCGACGCCAGCGACATGATCACCAGCGACGCCACCTTGCAGATCATCACCCCCAAAGACGAAGAAGGGCTGGAAATCATCCGCCACTCTTGCGCGCACCTGGTGGGTCATGCGGTCAAGCAGCTGTACCCGACGGCGAAAATGGTGATCGGCCCGGTCATCGAAGAAGGCTTTTATTACGATATCGCGTTCGAGCGCCCGTTCACCCCGGACGACATGGCTGCCATCGAAGCGCGCATGCAGCAACTGATCGACACCGAGTACGACGTGATCAAGAAAGTCACGCCGCGTGCCGAAGTGATCGAGGTGTTCAAGGCCCGTGGCGAGGAATACAAGCTGCGCCTGGTCGAGGACATGCCCGATGAACAGGCCATGGGCCTGTACTATCACGAAGAATACGTCGACATGTGCCGCGGTCCGCACGTGCCGAACACCCGCTTCCTGAAGTCGTTCAAACTGACCAAGCTGTCGGGCGCCTACTGGCGTGGCGATGCCAAGAACGAGCAATTGCAGCGCGTGTATGGCACGGCCTGGGCTGACAAGAAGCAGCTGGCAGCCTACGTCAAGCGCATCGAAGAGGCCGAAAAACGCGACCATCGCAAGATCGGCAAGCGCCTGGGCCTGTTCCACCTTCAGGAAGAAGCGCCGGGCATGGTGTTCTGGCACCCCAACGGCTGGACCACCTACCAGGTGCTCGAGCAGTACATGCGCAAGTTGCAGCGCGACAACGGCTACCTTGAGATAAAGACGCCGCAAGTGGTTGACCGCAGCCTGTGGGAAAAATCCGGGCACTGGGCCAACTACGCCGAGAACATGTTCACCACCGAGTCGGAAAGCCGCGACTACGCCATCAAACCGATGAACTGCCCGTGCCACGTACAGGTGTTCAACCAGGGCCTGAAGAGCTACCGCGAGCTGCCGATGCGCCTGGCCGAGTTCGGCGCGTGCCATCGCAACGAGCCTTCGGGCGCGCTGCACGGCATCATGCGCGTGCGTGGCTTCGTTCAGGACGACGCGCACATCTTCTGCACCGAAGAGCAGATGCAATCCGAATCGGCTGATTTCATCAAGCTGACCATGGACGTGTATTCGGACTTCGGCTTCAAGGATATTCAACTTAAACTGTCAACTCGTCCGGAAAAGCGTGTAGGTTCCGACGAATTGTGGGATCGTGCCGAGGCTGCGCTAGCCGCTGCTTTGGATAATGCAGGTCTTGCGTATGACCTGCAGCCGGGCGAAGGCGCCTTCTACGGTCCGAAAATCGAATTTTCCCTGAAGGACTGCCTGGGTCGCGTCTGGCAGTGCGGTACGCTGCAACTCGATTTCAACCTGCCGATCCGTCTGGGTGCCGAGTACGTCACCGAAGACAACGGCCGTAAACATCCGGTCATGCTTCACCGCGCAATTCTCGGCTCGTTCGAGCGTTTTATCGGTATCCTGATCGAGCACTACGAAGGTGCATTCCCTGCCTGGCTCGCGCCAACGCAGGCAGTGGTCATGAATATCACTGATAAACAAGCAGAATTTGCCCTCGAAGTAGAAAAAAACCTGGCTCAGAGCGGATTTCGTGCCAAGTCTGACTTGAGAAATGAAAAGATCGGCTTTAAAATCCGCGAGCATACTTTGCTCAAGGTTCCTTATCTCCTCGTCATCGGAGATCGGGAAGTCGAAACGCAAACTGTCGCTGTGCGTACCCGTGAAGGCGCTGACCTGGGCTCCATGCCCGTCGCCCAATTCGCCGAGTTCCTTGCACAAGCGGTTTCCCGGCGTGGTCGCCATGATTCGGAGTAA
- a CDS encoding cold-shock protein has product MSNRQTGTVKWFNDEKGFGFITPQGGGDDLFVHFKAIESDGFKSLKEGQTVSFVAEKGQKGMQAAQVRGE; this is encoded by the coding sequence ATGTCTAATCGCCAGACCGGCACCGTAAAATGGTTCAACGATGAGAAAGGCTTCGGCTTCATCACTCCTCAAGGTGGCGGTGACGACCTGTTCGTACACTTCAAAGCTATCGAATCCGACGGTTTCAAAAGCCTGAAAGAAGGCCAGACCGTTTCGTTCGTGGCTGAGAAAGGCCAAAAGGGCATGCAAGCTGCTCAAGTTCGCGGCGAGTAA
- a CDS encoding I78 family peptidase inhibitor, with translation MSCVRASWVTLLAAVVLAGCSTSGSPEKASGTSAAPAPAVANDGRCNADGAQYAIGKPASAALLEDARKRSGAQIARILKPTDVMTLEYRSDRVNLNTDDKGVVDRVNCG, from the coding sequence ATGTCTTGCGTACGCGCATCTTGGGTAACCCTGCTGGCTGCAGTGGTTTTGGCGGGCTGTTCGACATCGGGGTCGCCTGAAAAGGCGTCGGGTACTTCGGCTGCACCGGCTCCGGCCGTTGCCAATGACGGGCGCTGCAACGCCGACGGCGCGCAATATGCGATAGGCAAACCGGCTTCAGCAGCCCTGCTGGAAGACGCCCGCAAGCGCTCTGGCGCGCAAATCGCTCGCATCCTCAAGCCCACCGACGTGATGACCCTGGAATATCGTTCCGATCGGGTCAACCTCAACACCGATGACAAGGGCGTGGTCGATCGCGTCAACTGCGGTTGA
- a CDS encoding nucleoside hydrolase, translating to MPALQQYRAGGRGDLLMSIDLIIDTDPGADDVVALLLALASPEQLSVRAITTVAGNVTVDKTSRNARLAREWAGREEVPVYAGAARPLVRAPIYAEHVHGQEGLPGITVHEPVAPLAQGGAVQYLIDTLLAVPADSVTIAMLGPQTNLALALDQAPDIVRGIKEVVVMGGAHFNGGNITPVAEFNLYADPHAAQRVLASGVKLTYIPLDVTHKILTSESRLAQIAALGNRAGQLVSDILNEYVKLDMVHYGLPGGPVHDASVIAYLLKPGLFSGRHVHVAVDSRDGPTSGQTITDWYGTLKQPGNVFWVENGDAQGFFDLLTERLARLQ from the coding sequence ATGCCAGCCCTACAGCAATATCGCGCTGGTGGCCGGGGTGACCTTCTGATGAGCATCGACCTGATCATCGACACCGACCCGGGCGCCGACGACGTGGTGGCGCTGTTGCTGGCCCTGGCCTCGCCCGAGCAATTGAGCGTGCGTGCCATCACCACCGTCGCCGGCAACGTCACGGTCGACAAGACCTCGCGCAATGCTCGCCTGGCACGCGAATGGGCAGGCCGTGAAGAGGTGCCGGTGTATGCAGGTGCCGCGCGCCCTTTGGTACGCGCGCCGATCTACGCCGAGCACGTGCATGGCCAGGAAGGCTTGCCGGGTATCACGGTGCATGAGCCGGTTGCGCCGTTGGCCCAAGGCGGCGCGGTGCAGTACCTGATCGACACCTTGCTCGCAGTGCCGGCCGATAGCGTGACCATCGCCATGCTCGGCCCGCAGACCAACCTGGCGCTGGCGCTGGACCAGGCTCCCGATATCGTACGTGGCATCAAGGAAGTGGTGGTGATGGGCGGCGCGCATTTCAATGGCGGCAACATCACCCCGGTGGCCGAGTTCAACCTGTATGCCGACCCCCATGCCGCCCAAAGGGTGTTGGCCAGTGGCGTCAAACTGACCTACATCCCGCTGGACGTGACCCACAAGATCCTCACCAGTGAGTCGCGCCTGGCGCAGATCGCCGCCTTGGGCAACCGTGCCGGGCAGTTGGTCAGCGATATTCTCAATGAGTACGTCAAACTCGACATGGTGCACTACGGGCTACCGGGCGGGCCGGTGCACGATGCCAGCGTGATCGCCTACCTGCTAAAGCCCGGGCTGTTCAGCGGCCGCCACGTGCACGTTGCCGTCGACAGCCGCGACGGTCCCACCTCGGGCCAGACCATTACCGACTGGTACGGCACCTTGAAACAACCAGGCAACGTGTTTTGGGTCGAAAATGGCGATGCCCAGGGCTTTTTCGACCTGTTGACCGAGCGACTGGCACGCTTGCAATAG